The sequence below is a genomic window from Ovis canadensis isolate MfBH-ARS-UI-01 breed Bighorn chromosome 8, ARS-UI_OviCan_v2, whole genome shotgun sequence.
TCCCAAAAGATGAGAGAATCTCTGGAACATAGTCTGGCTTTGGCTTGCCAATTTACAAGACCTCTTTCTGGGAAAGTCAGTAGGCAAGGTCATGAATGTGTTCTGAGTCACACctgtcaaagtcaaggtcaattaACAGAGATTAAAAGAGACCAGGTACTAGTTCTCATCCCAAAAGGTTGGAGACTGCTCTGTGTTTTCTGCTTCTGAGTTCATCATGGCCCACATCATGACTCTCGGGAATAGGCCCAAGCAGAACAATTCTGGGGTGGTAAATTGTGTCCTCTTCTGATCAAGGTAGCAGAGCAGGAAGAGGAGATGTAACATTAGCAGCTCATTCCCTGTACATTCTGTtctcagagaaaaacatggtagAATGGCAGAAGGGATCTTGGTGTCAACAATATGTCCATCTTGTAAGTCTCACTGCCCCAGTCTAGATTGGTTGCCTCCCACATTAGAAGTGCAAGCATCATTCTGAAATTCTTCCTAACTGTCCTCTGGGAATTCTCTCTGACTCTCTTACATGATGTCCCTGCTGTTGCCTGTAAACCACTTTGTTATCTTTCTTTGTTTATGTTCTCATTTggtgatgtgtgtgtatacatatgtatatttcctTTTGATTCTTCAAAAAGTGGCATATACTGATCCATGACCCTGTCTTTTTGAGGTGACATATTGTAGCAACTTTCCATATCAGAAGATaaaaagtttcctttttaaaaaaaaacctgttccTTTATAACCAATTCTAACCATTTCCTTATTGATTGTCCCTTATATgttgtttccagtgtttttgcctttaTGAACAATGCTCTGATGAATAATGTATGTGTGTTATTTCACATGTCTCTAAGTATATCTGTATAAATATAGAAGTGAGCTTTCTGGGTCACATGACACATGCATGTGTAATTTTGATAACTGTTACCAAATTGTCCTCCATAGGCGTACAGTTTTCACTGTGTCAGCAACATAAGTGTTTTTCCATAGCCTCACCAAAAGACTTTTGTACCAAACTTTAacatttttgccaatctgataggtAGAAAATGGTATCTCAGGGTAATTTTAGTGTACgtttttctctttatgaataAAGCCcaatatcttttcatttgttcttattttttttcccatatttctGCTGGGTTTTGATCCTTTGATGATTTCTAAAAGCTTTTTGTGTACTAGAGAGGAAATATGTTACCAAGTTTATCATTTGTGATATGATTTTGCCTATAATGTTGCAatagcttttttttaaatgtaatgttaaacatttttttgtttttgaatttaaaaatcttaagttttttttttttaatggcttctgGATATTGAGTCTTAGTTGAAAAGGCATTTTTAATTTACTTCAAGGTTATAAAAGAATTTCCCCATGTTTTCTTCTGATACTTTTATGATTGACTTTTATCTAAATCTTAATCTATTGAAATTTACCCTGTTccatgatattttcatttttcccatttGGCTGTCCTATAGCTACCCAAACTATATAATATGCTTTCCCCACTAAATTGGTAGCACTCTAATTATACTAACTTCTCATATTATTTGGGTTTTTTCTAAACTTGCCCTTGGTTGTGTTTGCTTATATGTTTAAGTACTAGATTTAACCTTTCAGTTATGAAGATTTTAATGCATTTGGTCAGTCATCTCTTACTACACTTTCCTCTCTGCCCCCAAGTTTTCATtgctattcttatttattttttccatatctGGGTAGAACCTATCTCTCCCTTCAATctctcacattaaaaaaagaaaaaactctaaaATCTATATACTATTGCCATTTTCACTGGaattatgttaaataaataaattgggtgGAAGGTGAATTGAAATGTTCATAATGATAGGACTTATCCAAGAACATGCTGTGTCTTTCCATTTGATCAaattttcttttgtatctttcaATAGTGTTCCTCATTTAGATATTACACATTTGTTTAGTATATTCCtagctattttatattttcagttgctattatagtttattttttgcTATATCTTCTGACAGTTCTGTTTGTGTGAAGGCGATTGActtcattatatttatatattccctGTTAAATTCTCATTATTATAGtagctttttatttcatttagttcctctggcttttcatctgcaaataattttctctcttttatacttttatatctCTGAGATTTATTTTTTGTCAAATACATCAGGAAAACTTTAATACAGTGTTAAATAGTAGTAGTGAATTGGGGGTATTGAGGGATTTGATCTTATTTTTACTCAGTGTATATGATGGCTTATATTAATTAATGTTATTAGATTTCCCTAATATCTCTGTATTGCTAGAATAAAAGCCTCTTGGTCATACTAtaatctttgtctggttttttttaaattgtgcagCTAGCTATATTCTGTTGctgatattttatttagaatttttttaggTGATAGTATATCTGTGTGTACACTCTTGTCAGCTTTTGGTACCAATATTATGCTTCATGAAGATAATTTGATAGCTTCCCTTTTTCTGTGCCCTGGGACATAGCTCTACTGGAGTCTTCTGTGAAATTATTGGAGGTTTGTGTAGGGAATATGAAATTCAGTgactttaatgatttttttttttcttccttgaaagCTGGAAAATTTTCTAATGTTTTggaaaattatctatttttttccctgaattttcaaatataattacCTAAGAGTTGAGCAAAGTGGTCTCTCATGATTATTTGCAATCTTTCATTTAGGTGGTGATTCTCCATTTTTGTTATATGTGATGTTATGCTTTTCATGCTTATGTTTTTTTTCATACTTGTCTTGATTTAGATTAGTTGGTGGGTTTATTTATCCCTGGTGCCCAGAAAATCAGCTTTTGATTCATTTATTCTCTTCAATTTCTACTTTTTTCCTCTTAACTCTTTCCTTATACTTGTGTTCAGTTTGATGTCCTTTTCTAAATGTATAAGTTAGCtgcttaattcatttttaattcttttcaatCGATCTACATATATAAAGCTGTTCTGAAGAGTGAAAAGTATCTTGGATTCTGACATATAAAGTTTTCTTACTCTCTGAGAAGATTGCAGTTCTGTTTAATTTCTCTTTGACATGATAATTTTTTAGCAAAAGATTTATGTATCATTTTCATATCAAGAAATCTAAGTCAAACAGTGGTTTCACATATATGAAAACCTGACTTTGCTTACTACCTTTCCCCTCACCCCACTGTTAAAATGTGAATTAGAGAAGATTAAATTTATCCACTAAGAGGGCTGCAATTAGTGTAAAAGATGATAATTTATTGGcttaaataaatctttatttttggaatatatttagttttattctGAGAGTTTTTCTTGAGGTTAGATCTTTTCTAAACCAGAAGAGGTGTAGAACCATAAGCCTTATCATTTACTAAGTGCTGCTGATGACTTGAACACATGATTTTCATTGACAactaaattcaaataaaataaaaatcaagttcTGGAGTTGTCTTCTTGTTGTGGACAATATTCTGGACTTTAGTCATGTATATAGATATgtttatgcatatgtgtgtatatatatatatatgtaaaataatctaTATGGAGGTCATAGTGACAAATTTAATAGCTTCTTATGTATTACGACTTTCTTTGTAGATAAGAAATTTCATATGGTCTACTTGTTACTTTTTGTCCTGATTAAGGAGTAAATCATCTTAGGGATAGAGTTGGGGAGAGTAAGGGAGGAAGCAAGAGATGGGGAGAGATGGGGGatagaagaaaaaaggagaactTATTCTaaacctgtaaaaaaaaaaatggggctaGACTGCTTGCATTTTGTTGACTGTGAAAAATACTTAAACACAAGAGAGAACCTGTATATAGGAACCTTCACTTATTTGGGGGAGAATCTGGCAACACACAATTATTCATGCATGGAGTTTTAGAACTGGAGTAAAGGATACATTTAACTTTCTAAAAATTCAGTCATTTTAATTTACAGACTAGGGAACTGAGATCCAGTGTATGTTGCTGTTTGAAAATCCTCCAGAGGATGAAGCTTGAATCAGTTGTCACTGAAACCAGATTCTAGTCACAGGAACACAGAATAATGCTTTGAAAGGATACATTCTAGTATAGATTCTTAAGAAATTCTTATTGCTTTGTTTTATAGCGAATACAAGCTGGCATTCTAAAAGCGTTCAACAACCCAACTACTAAAACTGCTGATgatgaaactagaaaaaaagtcAAAGGTATGTTGACAGTTTCACTGTTAAGAGttttttctagaagaaaatattgtaaGTTTCTTTTTAGCGGGGAAGTGGGAAAGGAACTGAACATTATGTGAACTAATTCTCTGAAGTAATGAGAATTTACTTATTCCTGTGGTGGCAAGATAGTCTAATGGGTCATAGAAAATGTTAGAATctatgtgaatttaaaaaaaaactagtatcAAATATACAGTTTGACTGATGCACTTAAGAGAAGTATCCTATGGGAGATTTGAAAGGTTGTTGAAAGTAGCAACCTCCCTTGGAAGTTTACTTTTATCATACTGTGTCATTTTTCTATAGTGGATTTATGGATATTGGCTAGTCTTAGCTAGGCTAAATGCTTCAGTGTTCCAGAGATTCCTTCAAGGAAATCATTATTTAAGAGGATACTGTTAAGTCAAGCATACGTGTCTACTCCTAGTGTTGACTCTTCATCAGCCAAAATATGAGGCAGAAACAATGATTAACTAACTGATCAAAGCTGATCATTTATAATGATCAGTATTTAAATGTAGGTTTATATCCCATTTATTAACAATTTATTGTGTCCTATAAATATATTCTTCCTTGAAGTAGtaattcatttttagaaaatgttttaaaatattatttcttactttatttattctcttttctaattCTGTTTTTATAGCATTATATATAAAGCATGTCTATATgaacaaatataaatacattaagCTTGTATATAACAAAACTTTATGTGCAGTTGAAgattcaagattttaaaaaataataggttcTTGGGTATTCTCTGTTCTTTTGTTTTGAGATAGTGCCATCTAGTGCATGTTTAGAATAACTTCGTTTTTTCTTTCACTCCTTTTCAGTTTTGTAATCTGACTTATTTTCAATCCCTTGTACAATTTTCCTTAATGAAACATCTTAGTCAAACATAACTTCTAAATAGTTACCATCGTAATTAATAGGTATTTCTTGATATGTCCAGATAAAAACTGCTCTGTCATTCAGTGCTTCaagtaatgttttaaaatgatttaaattgtTTGCATGAAATTTGAGGATAGAGAGCCAAAAAGGATGGAAGAGAAATTTGAAAGAGGAGtgaataggtttaaaaaattttttttttaatatattttccccCTTGGTTTACTGTGAGAAATTTCAAACTTCTGTTAGAATAGTGTGAAGCCCACGTGCCTGTGTGCCCATAATCATGCTTAAATTACACTTGATTCATGTTTCATCTGTTCTCCCCCAATTCCATATTATTTTGAATCAAAGCATAggcatcattttcttttatttataaatatataaatatgtaacatataatatataaatagaaatagaatGATTTTAGCATTTTTATGTAACAAGAGTTAAATATATAGCTAAGTTATTAATTTCCATGTTAGTTCTTTATGCTTTGCAGGGTATACTTGTCTTTTACTACTCTGTTGTTTCCACAGTTAGGGTCCTGGCATTTGTAGCCCTAAATCATAATCTCTTTTCTCATCCCTCTGTCTACCTCTAGGTTAGGCACAGAGGCTTTTCAAAGGGCTTAGTGGGAGCAGTTGACTGTGGTATGAACAGTGGTGATTACTCTACTTATTTTACTTCTTAAAGTTTAAGAACAATCAGTTTGTTATTTATTTGAGACTGCAGTAGTTGATAGTCACATTTTCTCTATAGAATTGTAAAGAAAATTATAACATCATatagtaaaatatattattaaatatggtCCCAGattattcagatttcttttgATTCAACAGAAAAAAAGCCTGTTACATTGTTAGGTTGATGGTTGATATGTTTTTTGcattaaaagtattatttttacagCATATGGAAGAGAAGGTGTGAAAATGAACTTCATAGATCGTATCTTTATTGGTGAATTAACTAGCACGGTCATGTGTGAAGAATGTTCAAATGTAGGTACTTTGGAATTCTCTTCAACACAGACTAGATTATAGtcacattgttttattgttttctttcacaTGTAATCATCAGCAGTCATTTTTATTTGTGACAGATGACTACATAGTAGTTtttgaaagtctttaaaaaatatatccttcactgctagaaaataaacataatgtataattttttttaagtaaatgttaTCTAAATTTTCCTCTTGACACACCTGTGAAGTTCATTTAGCCTATTTTAGTGCTAGCTAGTCATTTGggttgaaaatgaaagagaaacttcTGTGAAGAGAGTAACTACGTTAATATCATTATGCATTGCCCTAAATTGTAATCCCAATAGAAATAATTCAATGTAGTGACATAATTTAGACTGATCTTCTTTAAAAGTTTACATTTATATGACTTGTtcagttttttcttaaaaagcagaCTTGACTCATCTTTGAATTTAGTGATAATTTCATTTTGAATGCCATCTGTACTATAACAGCTTCTTAAGGACTGTATAAATTTTTACAGGTTTTTCAATTGCTTGGTAAGGAATATTTCTGGAACTGTATGGCATATAATAGGTTTAAACTTCTGTCAGATTTTAATCATAAAAGAGAGTTTTTATATCTGTCTTCCTATCCCAGATTGTAGAGTATCTTCCCTCTCTAATCTTATAAAATCAGGATTATATATTGTATCTCCTTCAAGCCTATCATAGTGAAGCACAGAATGTGTCATCATGATATTATGGTTGACCCTTGAAtggcatgggtttgaactgcaaggGCTCACTTATACACAAATTTTTCCAATAGATACTGCTAAAGTCCTACACAATCTGCatttggttgaatctgcagatgcagaaTCCCAGATACAAAGCGCCAACTGTGAAGTTATGCTCTAATTTTTGACTATTCAGTGGGATGGGGGTCAGCATTCTTAACCCCCACATTGTTCAATAGTCAGCTCCACTTAGGTTTCTAATATATTCAACGTAgaagttgatttcttttttcataaactatagagtatcttttaaaatagaattatccTGAAGAATCTTCAAAACACAGTCAAGTTCTCTAGCTTTTCTCATGGctttttcttaacatttcatattttatttatgttatgtCATAACATATGTCATATATTATGGCCCCAATTTCACCAAAAATATACTTATATCCTCAGTTAATCAGTTTTATTAtatacagtttattttaaaagttactttaaaTATTCCACATTAGTCATATTAACAGTATTATAAAAGTCAACTGTGTTGCATTTACTGAAGCTTTGGATTATCTTATTTTGATTAACTGCATATGTGttgccatggggtcacaaagagttggatacaactgagcgactgaacaaatgTGTTGCTATACCCAATTAAATTACTATTTCTTCCAGGAATGCTTTTTAACTTAAGATTTTAAGTTTTCCTGGGAAGATTTCTTTAAGAGTTTATAAAACTACATTGTTTACATTAGAATTCTAACTGAAGTTttcaatgtgttttctttttaagatctCCACGGTGAAAGATCCTTTTATTGATATTTCACTTCCTATAATAGAAGAAAGGGTAAGGAGAAAAACCTTAAGCCTTTTTGTGAAGGACATTTATAAATTCATAATGTAGGCATTTTTGAGTATATTATCAAGTATCTGAGAGTCATGAGTCTTTATATACAGTAATTGAGTTTGTGCAGTGTATTTGATATTGGAGTTTGTATATGTATGAGTGAAGGATGATATAGTTCCTAATCTCAAGGAATTTAAACCCTTATGCtttatattttgagaattaaCATTTAGGAAATTATATTTCAAGtgttacaaatattaaaaagtatatgaTATCCAGAATTTATTTCCTAAAGAAATTTTGTATTATGTACATGCTATCTATATAGGTTTCAAAACCTGTACTTTTGGGAAGAATAAGTAAATATGGAAGTTTACAAGAGACAGATACTGGTCAATACAGTGGCACTGTTACTGTAGAGAATACTCATCAACCCAGAGCCATCAGGAAGCATTCTTCATCTAAAGATATGGTAAGATTATATGCATTTGTGAAACAAATgctttttgaaacattttagtaggaaaaattttttaaagtatacaaaaatagagaaaaaggtATAATAACCCTCCATGTGCCCATTTCTCAGTGTCATAGTTGTCATCTCACAGCTAGTCATGTTTTATCTGTCTCACAttttcctcctcctcatcctaggttattttgaaataaatcccAACATATATCTAAATGTATGTCTCCAAAAGATGCTTTTTAAAGACAGAACCATTGTATCATTATTGTacctaaaaatatttcaaacttatTGGACAAACATCTAgtcataattttaatttctataattgagtcataaaatatttgcttttgctttttcaagcATATTTGAATTTAGGATCTTCATctcataaatgtcttttaatccaCAGAttccaccttttttttctttgcaatttatttgttgaagacaCGAGATcatttttttccagcagtctCACCTTCCCACATCAATAGTAATGCATTTTGCATATTGTGGTAGTTCGTTTTGCATGCAGTAATTCATCTAGATGTTCTTAAGAGACGCCTCTGTTCCCTTTGTTTCCTCTCTAAGGCAGTTAGAACTAAAGGCCTAAATAGCTTTAAGtttgattatttaattttttgcaaGAAAACTTTTTCAAGTGATGGTATGTATTTCCCTCAGGAGGTGCATATTACGTTTGatatttcttttcctgtgatGTTATCAGTAATTGATTACCATTGTCTGATCCACTGTTTCACCAGGGACTCACTAGGGAGGGTGACCATGGTGACTGATGAATAAAGCCATATAAATTTAAAGATATCCATTTGAATTTgcaccttattaaaaaaaaatgcttttttacaTGATATGATTTATACTAGCTTGGCAAATTGATGTATTACTAGATTTAACTTACTCTGTTCAAAAGTCCTTTAAGGGGCAAAAGTACAGAGATTGTGCAGAGGTTTACACTTGAAAAGCCTCCAGCATAGCACTGTTCCACAAAAGTCCTGTTCCCCACCCATAAATAGGTAACCATTAAGTTGGTTCCTTgtgtaaaagtttatttttaaattaaagctttTTGTTAGCATACTGTTCATTGTAGTTTGGGTAGATTTAGGAAATGGATTTCAGAGGTACTAGAAATAGTATTTAAATAATTGTGAAATGTTTAAATAAGACTTACTAGCATTTATTTTCAGTAAGGTCACAAGATTCTTTTCTCTGAAAACACTATCAACTTACAGAATCAGCTAATTCATGGCAGAAAATGTACAAGAAAATCTGGAGAAGATAAAGCTGCTGTCatataccagaaaaatgaaagcCTTGAGGTGAATAGAGACTCTTCATTGTTTGCAAGCGTCATGAACACCGAGTTGACTCTGACTGAAAGCCCTACCGATGGCAGTGAGAAAGAAGACAGCCTTTCTGAAAGTAGCGTTGATGCTGACAGCGAGGCTTCGGAGTCTGAGAGTGCTCCGAAACAGACTTTGTTGTTGAGATCCAGAAGCGGATACTACACGCACACAAATGGACACCCTCACTACCCGTCCAAGAGTGAACCACTCACTAGGGAGGGCAACCATGGTGACGAGGGAGTGGCTGAAGCTATTTCTGAACTTCATTTGAGCAGCACTATAATTCGAGCTAGGGATTTTGACAGAGAAAATCAGCCACTAAGTGTTTCAAATAATTTGTGTTTTTCAGAGGACAAGCATATGGTGTCTCAGAGCCCCCAAAATGCTTTTCAGACCCTTTCTCAGAGCTATATAACCACTTCtaaagaatgttcagttcagtcttgtcTCTATCAGTTTACATCTATGGAATTGCTAATGGGGAATAACAAGCTTCTGTGTGAGAACTGTACTGAGAAGAAACAGAAGTACCAAAAGGAAACCACTTCTGCAGGTAAATATTtagcttaacttttttttttttaagtattcatgGATTATCTGATAATCAGTAACTAGTGGCTTATAGATCCTACATGGAGGAACCTAAGGACCTGTCACCATACATTGGCTGCTTGAAGTCAGGGGTTGTCTTACTCATATTTGTACCTTAGCATTGAAGACACTTGACTGGGCAAGAGAAATTTTCAATAGAATTTTGTCCAAATAAATTGAAGAACAGGAAGTATCCATCTCTGCCTTGAAAATGCAAATTCACATAATCTTATTTCAGGGAACTAGCTAtctcactagacagacctttattggcaaagtaatgtctctgcttttgaatatgctgtctaggttggtcataactttccttccaaggagtaagcgtcttttaatttcatggctgcagtcaccatctgcagtgattttggagccccccaaaataaagtctgacactgtctccactgtttccccatttatttcccatgaagtgatgggaccagatgccatgatcttcgttttctgaatgttgagtttaagccaactttttcactctcctctttcactttcatcaagaggctcttcactttctgccataagggtggtgtcatctgcatatctgaggttattgatatttctcctagcaatcttgattccagcttgtgcttcttccagcccagagtttctcatgatgtattctgcatttaagttaaataagcagggtgacaatatacagccttgatgtactccttttcctatttggaaccagtctgttgttccatgtccagttctaactgttgtttcctgacctgcatataggtttctcaagaggcagttcaggtggtctggtattcccatctctttcagaattttccacagttgactgtgatccacacagtcaaaggctttggcatagtcaataaagcagaaatagatgtttttctggaactctcttgccttttccatgatccagtggatattggcagtttgatctctggttcctctgccttttctaaaaccagcttgaacatctggaagttcacggttcacgtactgctgaagcctggcttggagaattttgagcgttactttactagcgtgtgagatgagtgcaattgtgcgatagtttgagcattctttggcattgcctttctttggaattggaaagaaaactgaccttttccagtgctgtggccactgctcagttttccaaatttgttggcatattgaatgcagcactttcacagcat
It includes:
- the USP45 gene encoding ubiquitin carboxyl-terminal hydrolase 45 isoform X3, yielding MRVKQPSKASPEKAKRSKRPPIPHDEDSSDDVAVGFTCQHISHAVSVHHVKKAIAENLWSVCLECLKERRFCDGQPILPPDIWLCLKCGFQGCGKNSEGQHSLKHFKSWRAELHCIIINLSTWIIWCYECDEKLSTHCNKKVLAQTVDFLQKHVSKTQTSAFSRIIKLCEEKCETGEKNKGRKGGSVTSVKGITNLGNTCFFNAVMQNLAQSYILTELMNEIKEHGTELKIVPSSDSQLDPLVVELSSPGPLTSALFLFLHSMKETERGPLSPKVLFNQLCQKAPAFKSFQQQDSQELLHYLLDAVRTEETKRIQAGILKAFNNPTTKTADDETRKKVKAYGREGVKMNFIDRIFIGELTSTVMCEECSNISTVKDPFIDISLPIIEERVSKPVLLGRISKYGSLQETDTGQYSGTVTVENTHQPRAIRKHSSSKDMNQLIHGRKCTRKSGEDKAAVIYQKNESLEVNRDSSLFASVMNTELTLTESPTDGSEKEDSLSESSVDADSEASESESAPKQTLLLRSRSGYYTHTNGHPHYPSKSEPLTREGNHGDEGVAEAISELHLSSTIIRARDFDRENQPLSVSNNLCFSEDKHMVSQSPQNAFQTLSQSYITTSKECSVQSCLYQFTSMELLMGNNKLLCENCTEKKQKYQKETTSAVVMYGCESWTVKKAERQRIDAFELWCWRRLLRVL
- the USP45 gene encoding ubiquitin carboxyl-terminal hydrolase 45 isoform X4, translated to MMKLEKKSKISTVKDPFIDISLPIIEERVSKPVLLGRISKYGSLQETDTGQYSGTVTVENTHQPRAIRKHSSSKDMNQLIHGRKCTRKSGEDKAAVIYQKNESLEVNRDSSLFASVMNTELTLTESPTDGSEKEDSLSESSVDADSEASESESAPKQTLLLRSRSGYYTHTNGHPHYPSKSEPLTREGNHGDEGVAEAISELHLSSTIIRARDFDRENQPLSVSNNLCFSEDKHMVSQSPQNAFQTLSQSYITTSKECSVQSCLYQFTSMELLMGNNKLLCENCTEKKQKYQKETTSAEKKAEGVYTNARKQLLISAVPAILILHLKRFHQAGLSLRKVNRHVDFPLMLDLAPFCSATCKNVSVGGKVLYGLYGVVEHSGSMRGGHYTAYVKVRTPSRKLLEHITGKKNVPGLKEADSESASQWVHVSDTYVQVVPESRALSAQAYLLFYERIL